One region of Salvia miltiorrhiza cultivar Shanhuang (shh) chromosome 3, IMPLAD_Smil_shh, whole genome shotgun sequence genomic DNA includes:
- the LOC131014416 gene encoding 21 kDa protein-like has translation MKMWKATASILIVLAAVMESGCQGRSVGTDFIRTSCSATAYPTLCYSSLSTYATAIQQNPKLLANAALSLSLDTAVSTSADMLKLSHTAGMTPREVGAMQDCVEELAESVQQLRKSMAEMKRIKASNFQTTMSDVQTWVSAALTDEDTCMDGFDGKLMDGSVKTTVRRKIENVAHMTSNALSLINTYATLHA, from the coding sequence ATGAAGATGTGGAAAGCCACGGCATCTATTTTAATAGTGTTGGCGGCAGTTATGGAGTCAGGGTGTCAAGGCAGAAGTGTGGGCACCGATTTCATCCGAACGTCCTGCTCCGCCACCGCCTACCCCACGCTCTGCTACTCCTCCCTCTCCACCTATGCCACCGCCATCCAGCAAAACCCTAAGCTCCTCGCCAACGCCGCCCTCTCCCTCAGTCTCGACACCGCAGTCTCCACCTCCGCCGACATGCTCAAGCTCTCCCACACGGCCGGCATGACGCCCCGCGAGGTTGGCGCCATGCAGGACTGCGTGGAGGAGCTCGCTGAGTCGGTCCAGCAGCTCAGAAAATCAATGGCGGAGATGAAGCGGATCAAGGCCTCCAACTTCCAGACCACAATGAGCGACGTTCAGACATGGGTGAGCGCCGCCTTGACGGACGAGGACACGTGCATGGACGGCTTCGACGGAAAGCTTATGGACGGCAGCGTGAAGACGACGGTACGAAGGAAGATTGAAAATGTGGCGCATATGACCAGCAACGCCTTATCTCTCATCAATACCTATGCTACTCTTCATGCTTGA